One stretch of Nitrosococcus watsonii C-113 DNA includes these proteins:
- the rhuM gene encoding virulence protein RhuM/Fic/DOC family protein → MAHQQIQIFTSNDGKAQLEVALEQGTVWLSLDQMTGLFDRDKSVISRHIRNVFKEGELERESVVAKNATTAADGKTYEVDYYNLDVIISVGYRVKSQRGVQFRQWATQVLKDHLVQGYTLNQRRLTERGIEFEQAVDLLSRTLTHQGLVSNEGEAVTRVISEYARSWSLLQGYDEQQLAEVGIKQPDMQPLELDEALKAIGELKQTLMAKGEATELFGQLRSNGLASALATIEQGFGGELFYPNIAARAAHLLYFVIKNHPLADGNKRCGSFLFLWYLRRNAALLARSVEQLINDNTLVALALLVAESLPDQKTLMIRLIEHFILLRESAQG, encoded by the coding sequence ATGGCGCATCAACAAATACAGATTTTCACCTCAAACGATGGCAAGGCCCAGCTGGAAGTGGCGCTGGAGCAGGGAACGGTGTGGCTCAGCCTGGACCAGATGACCGGGCTATTTGATCGGGATAAATCGGTTATTTCCCGCCATATTCGCAATGTCTTCAAAGAGGGCGAGTTGGAGCGGGAGTCAGTTGTTGCAAAAAATGCAACAACTGCCGCCGACGGCAAAACCTACGAGGTCGACTATTACAATCTCGATGTCATCATCTCCGTCGGCTATCGCGTCAAGTCTCAGCGTGGCGTCCAGTTCCGCCAATGGGCCACCCAGGTTCTCAAGGATCACCTGGTACAGGGCTATACCCTTAACCAGCGTCGCCTGACTGAGCGGGGTATCGAGTTCGAGCAAGCCGTTGACCTGCTCAGCCGCACGCTCACCCACCAGGGACTGGTGTCTAATGAAGGCGAAGCCGTTACCCGGGTGATCAGCGAGTATGCCCGCTCCTGGAGCCTGTTACAGGGCTACGATGAGCAGCAGTTGGCCGAGGTTGGCATCAAGCAACCGGACATGCAGCCGTTAGAACTGGACGAAGCGCTCAAAGCCATTGGCGAGCTCAAACAGACCCTGATGGCCAAGGGCGAGGCCACGGAGCTGTTTGGTCAGTTGCGGAGTAACGGCCTGGCTTCCGCCCTGGCCACCATTGAGCAGGGTTTCGGGGGTGAGCTGTTTTATCCGAACATCGCCGCCCGTGCCGCTCATCTCCTCTATTTCGTCATCAAGAATCACCCCTTGGCTGACGGCAACAAACGCTGCGGCTCGTTTCTGTTTTTGTGGTACCTGCGCCGTAACGCCGCGTTGCTGGCACGGTCGGTGGAACAACTGATTAATGACAACACCCTGGTGGCCTTGGCCCTGCTGGTGGCGGAAAGCCTGCCGGATCAGAAAACCCTGATGATCCGGCTGATTGAGCATTTCATTCTGCTGCGCGAGTCTGCCCAGGGATAG